The Streptomyces sp. JB150 genomic interval CCGCGACGTGCCCCGCGAGCAGGTCATGACCGTCCGCACGGCCATGCGCCCGGCCTCGGTGGAGGAGGCGGGGAGCGGCCCGGCGGTGTCCCCGCGCGCGACCGTGGCGGAGGCCATCGAGGCCGTGGCCCGCAGCGGCGCGCCCGCCCGGGTCATGGACGGCCCGCGCTGCCTCGGCGTCGTCGACCACGAGAGCCTGCTGGAGGTCGTGGCGGGCGTGGCGGAGAACAGCCCCGGAAGCGGCGGTCCGGGAGGTGGCAGTCCCGGAGGCGGCAGCCCCGGGGGCGTGACCGCGGGCGGCCGGGCGGACGCCGCCTCGGGCGGCCGTCCCCACGCGGCCGCGGGCAGCCGCGCCGCCGGCCCCCACTCGGAGGCCGTCTGATGGCCACGCTCACCGCGATCCCCGTACGCACCCTCCCCACCGCCCTCCTGCGCAGCCGCCCCGCCGTCAAGCTGGCCACCCTCGCGCTGATCGCGGCGGTCCTCGTCCCCCTGGCCCACGCCCGCTGGTCCAGCGGCACCTGGCCGGACGCGCTCACCGTCGACCTCACCGGCCCGCTCACCAGCACCAGCGACTGGATCATCGACAACCGGGACAGCCACCCGCTGTTCCTGTACTTCTTCGGGCACGTCAGCAACGCCGTCGTGCTCTCCGTACGCGCCGTCTACCTCGCCCTCCTCACCCTCGGCTGGGCCGGCGTGACCGCACTCGGCGCCTTCCTCGCCTGGCGGGCCGCCGGCCCGCGGCTCGCCCTGGGCACGGCGACGGCGTTCCTCGCCTGCGGCCTGCTCGGCATGTGGGTGCCGACCATGCAGACGCTGGCCCTGATGGTGGTCGCGGTGCTCGCCTCGGTCGCCGTCGGCGGCCTGCTGGGACTCGCCGCCGGACTGTCCGCGCGCATGGACCGCCTGCTGCGGCCGGTGCTGGACACCATGCAGGTGCTGCCCGCCTTCGCCTACCTCCTGCCGGTGGTGCTGGTCTTCGGCATCGGCGTGCCCGCCGCCGTCCTCGCCACCGTCGTCTACGCCGCCCCGCCCATGGCCCGGCTCACCGCGCTCGGCCTGCGCGGCGCCGACCGGGGCGTGCTGGAGGCGGTGGAGTCGCTGGGCGCGACCGCGCGGCAGCGGCTGCTGACCGCCCGGATCCCGCTGGCCCGCAAGGAACTCCTGCTCGGCGTCAACCAGACGATCATGATGGCGCTGTCCATGGCGGTGATCGCCTCGGTGATCGGCGCCGGCGGCCTCGGCGACCGCGTCTACCAGGCGCTGGCCTCGGTCGACGTGGGCGCCGCGCTCGCGGCGGGCATCCCGATCGTGCTGCTCGCCGTCGTGCTGGACCGCGTGACGGGCGCGGCGGGCGCGGACGGTACCGCCCCGTCGGGCCGGTGGCTGTGGCCGTTCGCCCTGGGCGCCACCGCGGCCGTGGCCGTCGCGGGGCCCCTGACGGACCGTACGGACTGGCCCGACGCCTGGACGGTGAACATCGCCGAGCCGGTCAACCGGGCCGTGGACTGGATGACCGCCCACCTGTACTCCGGGGTGCCCGTCATCGGCGGCACCGCCGACTGGGCGGCCCGCTTCACCACCTGGGTCCTCGACCCGCTGCGCGACGGCCTCCAGTGGCTGCCGTGGTGGTCGGTGCTGCTGATCGTCGCCGCCCTGGCCTGGCTGATCGGCACCTGGCGCACCACCCTGACCGCCGTGCTGGCCATGGCCGCGATCGGCGTCCTCGGCGTGTGGGAGCCGTCGCTGGACACGCTCTCGCAGGTGCTGGCCGCGGTCGCCGTCACCCTCGTCCTCGGCGTCGCGACCGGCGTCGCGGCCGCGCGCAACCACCGCGTCGAACGGCTGCTGCGGCCGGTCCTGGACGTCTGCCAGACGATGCCGCAGTTCGTGTACCTGATCCCGGTCGTCGCGCTCGCCGGCGTGGGCCGCGCCCCGGCCGTCGCCGCCGCCGTCGTCTACGCGCTGCCCGCGGTCGTCCGCATCACCTCGCAGGGCCTGCGCCAGGTCGACGCGGCCGCGCTGGAGTCGGCCCGCTCGCTCGGCGCGACCGGCGGCCAGCAGCTGCGCCAGGTGCAACTGCCGCTCGCCCGCCGCTCGTTGCTGCTCGCGGTCAACCAGGGCGTGGTGCTCGTCCTCGCCGTCGTCATCATCGGCGGCCTGGTCGGCGGCGGCGCGCTCGGCTACGACGTCGTGTTCGGCCTCGCCCAG includes:
- a CDS encoding ABC transporter permease subunit; the encoded protein is MATLTAIPVRTLPTALLRSRPAVKLATLALIAAVLVPLAHARWSSGTWPDALTVDLTGPLTSTSDWIIDNRDSHPLFLYFFGHVSNAVVLSVRAVYLALLTLGWAGVTALGAFLAWRAAGPRLALGTATAFLACGLLGMWVPTMQTLALMVVAVLASVAVGGLLGLAAGLSARMDRLLRPVLDTMQVLPAFAYLLPVVLVFGIGVPAAVLATVVYAAPPMARLTALGLRGADRGVLEAVESLGATARQRLLTARIPLARKELLLGVNQTIMMALSMAVIASVIGAGGLGDRVYQALASVDVGAALAAGIPIVLLAVVLDRVTGAAGADGTAPSGRWLWPFALGATAAVAVAGPLTDRTDWPDAWTVNIAEPVNRAVDWMTAHLYSGVPVIGGTADWAARFTTWVLDPLRDGLQWLPWWSVLLIVAALAWLIGTWRTTLTAVLAMAAIGVLGVWEPSLDTLSQVLAAVAVTLVLGVATGVAAARNHRVERLLRPVLDVCQTMPQFVYLIPVVALAGVGRAPAVAAAVVYALPAVVRITSQGLRQVDAAALESARSLGATGGQQLRQVQLPLARRSLLLAVNQGVVLVLAVVIIGGLVGGGALGYDVVFGLAQGDLATGLVAGAAIVCLGLTLDRVTQPTDRRTTKGA